The Ignavibacteriales bacterium genome has a segment encoding these proteins:
- a CDS encoding glycosyltransferase gives MTDLQEKIKVCHICDRITGKADGVFSHLLMLLNNIDKNKYEQIVIYQGGEVVEQELNKMGIKVFVVSGLRNRLSIDALVKIYKILRSENVDIIHAHLIKPYILAGLINIFLKKKFIFNYHGLFINSVYHNRLDKLILKVLHRLICLFRAVDIVVVPSRKSMQLLEDETRLFPKVEVYYNGYDCQKQVSPDPGIIKDLITMKAKFFLIGIIARLEVQKRIDLSLLMLKELVQKGNSVFFIYFGDGPLEEDIKLYAKALDVDNNCKFYGFIKNAKNYFKYLDTILFTSDWEGLPLTYWEAMANSVPVISTDVGGAREILIDNNCGIVYPRGDIEGGVKAIELVIKNETFRRELGENGKLATQSKYNLHAFKTFFENLYNQLMIQ, from the coding sequence ATGACTGATTTACAAGAAAAAATAAAAGTCTGCCATATTTGCGACCGAATAACAGGTAAAGCTGATGGAGTGTTCAGTCACCTTCTAATGTTGCTAAATAATATTGATAAAAATAAATATGAGCAAATAGTAATTTACCAAGGGGGAGAGGTTGTTGAACAAGAATTAAATAAAATGGGGATTAAAGTATTTGTTGTTTCTGGGTTAAGAAATAGATTATCTATTGATGCCTTAGTCAAAATATATAAAATACTTCGGTCTGAAAATGTTGATATAATTCATGCTCACCTAATAAAGCCTTACATACTTGCAGGATTGATAAATATCTTTCTTAAGAAAAAATTTATATTTAATTATCATGGCTTATTTATCAATTCAGTTTATCATAATAGGCTTGATAAATTGATCCTAAAAGTATTGCACCGCTTAATCTGTCTTTTTAGAGCGGTTGATATAGTTGTTGTCCCATCAAGAAAAAGCATGCAATTATTGGAGGATGAAACAAGATTATTTCCTAAGGTTGAAGTTTACTACAATGGTTATGATTGCCAAAAACAAGTTAGTCCCGATCCTGGAATCATTAAAGATCTAATAACTATGAAAGCCAAATTTTTTCTGATCGGGATAATTGCCAGACTTGAGGTACAAAAGAGAATAGATTTATCGTTATTAATGTTAAAAGAATTAGTCCAAAAAGGTAACTCAGTATTCTTCATTTATTTTGGTGACGGTCCGTTGGAAGAAGACATAAAACTTTATGCAAAAGCTTTAGATGTAGATAATAATTGTAAATTTTATGGATTTATTAAAAACGCAAAAAATTATTTTAAATATTTGGATACTATTCTGTTTACTTCGGACTGGGAGGGTTTACCGTTAACTTATTGGGAGGCAATGGCTAATTCTGTCCCGGTTATCTCCACAGATGTTGGAGGAGCTAGAGAAATATTAATTGATAATAATTGCGGAATAGTATATCCTAGAGGAGATATCGAAGGAGGAGTAAAAGCCATTGAATTAGTTATCAAAAATGAAACGTTTAGGAGAGAATTAGGTGAAAATGGAAAACTTGCAACTCAATCCAAATATAATCTTCATGCATTTAAAACATTTTTTGAAAATTTATATAATCAGTTAATGATTCAATAG
- a CDS encoding glycosyltransferase family 4 protein has protein sequence MYKMNVLHISPDFNYSCGVSKYVFLLLEELSKKESLRLFFITNKGDSLERLDGLNVKVDFLNFERGNRNPYKFLVNYFYLLNYCKANKIDLIHTHHRYPELVSYLVGKRLGIKTITTVHSLVSGWKYLSFRSDRIIAVSKAVMHLLIEKYRVNSRKISQIYNFVKPFNYHKAKEEDRLKEELGIKVTDRVLLFVGRISYTKGCDVLISAFENLLNEFPSLKLIMIGSFESEELMQSVLRNKAIIYLDPTPDIVNYYSICNVVVIPSIIDSFPYVMLEAGLTEKPFIGGRTGGTAEFIEDGIDGLLVKTGCIDDLVISIKRILNDTDLSEKLSRNLSSKVNNLTNAESYSDKITKLYSGLIHETHR, from the coding sequence ATGTATAAAATGAATGTGCTCCATATTTCTCCCGACTTCAATTACTCATGCGGTGTCAGTAAATATGTTTTTCTTTTATTGGAAGAATTAAGTAAAAAAGAGAGCCTTCGTTTATTCTTTATTACCAATAAAGGAGATTCACTTGAAAGACTTGACGGACTAAATGTGAAGGTTGATTTTCTAAATTTCGAAAGAGGAAACCGGAATCCATATAAATTTCTAGTCAATTATTTTTATCTTCTAAATTATTGCAAAGCTAACAAAATAGATCTTATTCATACACATCACCGTTATCCCGAACTAGTTTCATATCTGGTAGGTAAGCGTTTAGGAATTAAAACAATTACGACTGTCCACAGTTTAGTGAGCGGATGGAAATATCTAAGTTTTAGATCTGATAGAATCATTGCAGTTAGTAAAGCAGTAATGCACTTATTAATCGAGAAGTATAGAGTAAATAGTAGGAAGATTTCACAAATCTATAACTTTGTAAAACCGTTTAATTATCATAAAGCCAAAGAAGAAGATCGCTTAAAAGAGGAATTAGGAATAAAAGTAACAGACAGAGTTTTATTATTTGTTGGTAGAATTAGTTATACGAAAGGGTGTGATGTTCTGATATCCGCTTTTGAAAATTTATTAAATGAATTTCCATCCCTGAAGCTTATAATGATTGGCAGTTTTGAATCTGAAGAATTGATGCAATCAGTTCTAAGGAATAAAGCTATAATATACCTCGATCCGACGCCTGACATTGTGAATTATTATTCGATTTGCAATGTTGTTGTGATTCCTTCAATTATCGATTCTTTTCCATACGTAATGCTCGAAGCTGGTCTCACTGAAAAGCCTTTTATTGGAGGAAGAACTGGGGGGACAGCAGAGTTTATTGAGGATGGAATTGATGGTCTTTTAGTGAAAACCGGATGCATTGATGACTTGGTTATATCTATTAAACGAATACTCAACGATACAGATTTATCTGAAAAACTATCTCGAAATTTATCGTCAAAGGTCAATAATCTTACAAATGCAGAATCATATTCGGATAAGATAACAAAACTATATTCTGGCTTAATTCATGAAACCCATCGATAA
- a CDS encoding WecB/TagA/CpsF family glycosyltransferase, translating to MKPIDKLLVLNRIRVDDADFNLICDRIKSALENRSRLVILYANIQLINLAKKNINISQILNSAEIVFPDGIGIWLASRLFGRKKNTKFNWTDYAWSFLSIVEQNNWKIFFLGSTDEILARGKANIYKKYPNINLVGSLNGFNDLENSELLQSINNVNPDILWVGLGSLKQEYWISENKDKLNVRIIQAVGDLFALFTNQKIRGPKLFQKLGLEWVFRLINEPKRLWRRYLLGIPKFFMLVIRELIKKRSEKNNS from the coding sequence ATGAAACCCATCGATAAATTACTTGTTTTGAATCGCATCAGAGTAGATGATGCTGATTTCAATCTGATATGTGATAGAATAAAGAGCGCTTTGGAGAATCGGAGCAGATTAGTAATTCTTTATGCTAATATTCAACTAATCAATCTGGCAAAGAAAAATATAAATATTTCTCAAATTTTAAATTCTGCCGAAATTGTTTTCCCAGATGGGATTGGTATTTGGTTAGCATCTAGATTATTCGGGAGGAAAAAAAATACTAAATTTAATTGGACAGATTATGCTTGGAGTTTTTTATCTATTGTTGAACAAAATAATTGGAAAATATTTTTTTTAGGTTCAACCGATGAAATTCTTGCACGAGGTAAAGCTAACATCTACAAAAAGTATCCTAATATAAACTTGGTCGGTTCATTAAATGGTTTTAATGATCTAGAAAATTCAGAATTATTGCAATCAATAAATAACGTAAATCCTGATATTTTATGGGTTGGTTTAGGTTCTTTAAAACAAGAATATTGGATAAGTGAGAATAAGGACAAACTTAATGTCAGAATAATTCAGGCTGTTGGAGATTTATTTGCTCTTTTTACAAATCAAAAAATTCGAGGTCCAAAATTATTTCAAAAACTTGGATTGGAGTGGGTTTTCAGACTGATCAATGAACCGAAAAGACTGTGGCGAAGATATTTACTTGGCATACCAAAATTTTTCATGTTAGTAATCCGTGAATTAATAAAAAAGAGGAGTGAGAAAAATAATTCTTAA